The following DNA comes from Oncorhynchus masou masou isolate Uvic2021 chromosome 21, UVic_Omas_1.1, whole genome shotgun sequence.
TTACAATTGGTTCTATTCAGCTGCCATGAATCGCTGAGCCTTTACATGACCCATTCCTTACACCCAAGTAGTAGTAGCCAGTAACGTTACCTGTCAGTGTAAAGTTAGGCCTTATGAATCAATATTGTAGGCATAGAGTTGCATTACTTTGTTATTAACTGGTTAACATGAACTAGTTTATTCGTTTTTATTTGAATGAAGAAATTGTAAGTGTGAACGTGATGTGAATGTCTTGAGGCTCTTTGGTGTTCTGTTTTGACCAGGCTTTTTTTTCTTTCAGTGCCTCATTTCCCCTTCTCACCAATGTGGGCCAACCAATATTGCTGAGATGTCCCCAAAGTTCTCAACCTCTCTACACAAGTCTCTCACGCTTGAGCAGCAAATCAGCCCAGGAGAAAACAGCAGAGTCCAGTCCAGTTGAAGAGAAAGTATACCTCAGTGCATCatgtgttaaggttagggtaattaTTCACACAAAgtatatattgtattctataAACAGTATAATGTAACTTCTTATTTAAATCCATCCCCATATGTGTGGGCTATTAAGCTCTAGTGTCTTTCTCTGAGCACTCACTTCTTCATTCATCAACAGTGGATACTTGGATACTCCACATGTCAAGTACTGACCTAATTacccttttctctgtctgtctttagaGGCTAAGAGAGATCATGGATAAGGGACAGTACCTGAGAATacaggtggaagggggaggctGCTCTGGGTTCCAGTACAAGTTTGTCATTGACAGTACCAGGAACGAGGAGGACAGGTAATTGTCATTGATTAATCTGTCGCTCTGTTGTCATTCAAGTGTCAACTCGTTATTGATGAACTGAATGAATGGCATGCAGCAGTAAGACCATTATTTTCTAGTAACACAATCATTGTTATCTGACCATATCTGTTTATCTCTTTGTCCTCGATCCCTTCCAACACCCTTTTTTATCCATTCTaaactctttctccccctctctctctcagggtgtttGAGCAAGGAGGGGTAGGGGTCATTGTGGACCAAGACAGCCTGGAGTTTGTGAAAGGCTCTACACTGGACTATACTCAGGAGCTGATTCGCTCCTCCTTCCAGATGCTGAAAAACCCTCAGGCAGACCACGGCTGCTCATGCGGAACCTCCTTCTCAGTCAAGTTATGAGACACTGGGTCTGAGACTTGCAGCTTTCAACCCCTCACTAAGTCATAATGTAGGCATTTTATTTGAAATTATATATTCAGAAACCGGGTGTTCACAGGTGAATAAGTTATTCCACAATTCACAGATGACCCTCATAGCAACTCTGCAACTAACAACATTTAAAGAATGCTGTAGCCTATTTTTTGGAAAAGTATGCTTGGTTACAAATTTAACAAAGTGGATGAGAATCAGACGTGCTGGATGTATTTACAAATTGATGGATTGGTTTTCAGTGTTCTGTTTC
Coding sequences within:
- the isca2 gene encoding iron-sulfur cluster assembly 2 homolog, mitochondrial; the encoded protein is MLWKMFFVLRRGAMLSATKTMSWTLARASFPLLTNVGQPILLRCPQSSQPLYTSLSRLSSKSAQEKTAESSPVEEKVYLSASCVKRLREIMDKGQYLRIQVEGGGCSGFQYKFVIDSTRNEEDRVFEQGGVGVIVDQDSLEFVKGSTLDYTQELIRSSFQMLKNPQADHGCSCGTSFSVKL